A single genomic interval of Nerophis ophidion isolate RoL-2023_Sa linkage group LG11, RoL_Noph_v1.0, whole genome shotgun sequence harbors:
- the si:dkey-29b11.3 gene encoding actin-binding Rho-activating protein-like yields MDDDDNSPARFTDDTAVSIVSVKGLKDNWQKWSDNHQEHQKHNPFSHDSRSMAVVPQRGQDDYGRPLQGSLTARRGEDAHTHISREVEELCEVIKKIGEQRYKDIRGRVITVKFGKLFEHYVTISNKLVGILLRARKQKLVDFEGEMLWQGKDDDAVITLLQ; encoded by the coding sequence ATGGACGATGATGATAATTCTCCTGCTCGGTTCACTGATGACACAGCAGTGTCCATTGTGTCTGTAAAAGGCCTGAAGGACAACTGGCAGAAGTGGTCTGATAATCACCAGGAGCACCAGAAGCATAACCCCTTCAGTCACGACAGCAGATCCATGGCAGTGGTCCCTcagaggggacaggacgactacGGGAGGCCCCTGCAAGGCTCGTTGACTGCACGGCGCGGGGAGGATgctcacacacacatcagcagggAGGTTGAGGAGCTGTGTGAAGTTATAAAAAAGATTGGGGAGCAGAGATACAAAGACATACGTGGCAGAGTGATCACTGTAAAATTTGGCAAGCTGTTTGAGCATTACGTGACTATCTCCAACAAACTGGTGGGGATTCTTCTACGAGCCCGAAAGCAGAAGCTGGTTGACTTTGAGGGTGAAATGCTGTGGCAAGGGAAGGATGATGATGCTGTGATTACTCTTTTGCAATGA
- the hint3 gene encoding histidine triad nucleotide-binding protein 3, with the protein MEEANIRQVSVEGYDTKCIFCKIVNNEMGTELLHCDEEISCFRDIKPGAPHHYLVVPTKHVGNCKSLSKHHVPLVRRMVELGKETLQKNNVTDLSDVRFGFHWPPFCSVTHLHLHVLAPVSQMGFISRQIYRLNSYWFITADQLIELLNSKQETN; encoded by the exons ATGGAGGAAGCCAACATTAGACAGGTTTCCGTGGAAGGATACgacacaaaatgcattttttgcaagATTGTCAACAACGAAATGGGCACGGAACTCCTCCACTGT GATGAAGAGATTTCATGTTTTCGAGACATCAAACCTGGAGCTCCGCACCATTACCTGGTGGTTCCTACTAAACATGTTGGCAACTGCAAATCACTCAGCAAACACCATGTGCCTCTAG TAAGACGCATGGTGGAGTTGGGAAAGGAGACCCTGCAGAAGAACAATGTGACAGATCTCAGTGACGTCAG GTTTGGTTTCCATTGGCCCCCATTCTGTTCTGTCACACATCTACATCTTCATGTTCTGGCACCTGTAAGCCAGATGGGCTTCATATCTCGCCAAATCTACAGACTAAATTCCTATTGGTTTATTACA GCTGACCAACTGATAGAGCTTCTCAATTCCAAACAGGAAACCAACTGA
- the LOC133562262 gene encoding nuclear receptor coactivator 7 isoform X2: protein MLPDNFKVLYFACDYAEPYVQIINVKDPKRRLSLCSFDSETEEPEYHGIIGVVQPVLSDYSELLDHRHLLSLAGHMPARTQGYSWHLAYSTAVHGSSLKTLYRNMAKYDSPVLLVIKDMHKKVFGAFSSDPFRVSKYCYGTGETFLFSFNPDFQAYKWTGENSYFVSGNFESLQIGGGGGEFGLWIDADLYHGSSFSCPTFHNAPLSTQNDFLIQDLEVWTVQN, encoded by the exons ATGTTACCAGACAATTTCAAGGTTCTTTACTTTGCTTGTGACTATGCGGAGCCATATGTTCAG ATTATCAATGTAAAAGATCCAAAACGCCGTTTGAGTTTGTGCAGCTTCGACTCTGAAACAGAGGAACCTGAGTACCATGGAATAATTGGGGTTGTTCAACCTGTCCTGAGTGACTACAGTGAGCTCCTGGATCACAGACATCTTCTTAGT CTTGCCGGACACATGCCAGCAAGGACTCAAGGCTACTCATGGCATTTGGCCTACAGCACTGCCGTCCATGGGAGCAGCCTGAAGACACTTTATAGAAACATGGCCAAATATGACAGTCCGGTCCTGCTGGTCATTAAAGACATGCATAAAAAG GTGTTTGGAGCTTTTTCATCAGATCCATTTAGAGTCAGCAAATACTGCTATGGCACAGGAGAAACTTTCCTATTCAGCTTCAACCCGGACTTCCAG GCTTACAAGTGGACTGGAGAGAACTCCTACTTTGTGAGTGGGAACTTTGAGTCTCTTCAGATTGGAGGAGGAGG GGGGGAATTTGGCCTGTGGATAGATGCTGATTTGTACCACGGTTCCAGTTTTTCATGCCCTACCTTCCACAACGCTCCGCTCTCCACACAGAACGACTTCCTCATACAAGACCTTGAGGTCTGGACAGTACAAAACTGA